The window gaatttctatacaaatttcacttgaatttgaatttgaattaatgaaggcaaatttggagccaaaatttcactaattatgattagtgaattttagctatggttcagcccactaatccaagatcaagtccaagattctccactgaGTGTGCTTAGGTGccatgaaagacatgcacaaagtgtgactatataatGTGGCAATgtggtgtagcaagcaaatgttcacctcccccttaagatggtccaaaacttaattggattgggcttctcccaattcaattaaatttatctcccaacacacacatcaaatagtgcacttaatgcatgtgaaattacgaaactatccctaatacaaaaactagtctaagtgccctaaaatataagagctgaaaaatcctacattactaaggtaccctccctacactatggagccctaaatacaaggcccaaaaataatgaaactttaatctaatatgtacaaagataagtgggctcatacttagcccatgagcccaaaatctaccttaaggctcatgagaaccctaggacttTCTCTTGCATCtatggctcaatcttcttggagtcttctatccaatgccattgggggtaggattacatcatagggttatcaattttaatgttttataatattatatgcaGTAAAAATTACGTAGGATTTTGTGTGATAGTATATGTATGGTATGGTAAggggttgtttgtttgtgatgttgaaatttttaaatgtcTTTTTAAGATGGACAAAGATCAATGGATGTATGACAATATAATGTTTAAACAAGTTTATATGAATGAACAAAATGAAGACGAAACTGGTGTGAATGaagaacatgttgattgttctgaTGCATTCAATACTTCTCGAGTATTAATGTGATTTATCgttattaaagtaataaaatgaaTGTCCCTTGAAGACTAAACTTGTGTGGATTGCATTGTAGGTGTTTGCTACCTGAGATGATGTTCTGCATTGGGCTCGATCTGTTGCttatgaaattggatttgtgATGGTGAttattgttggatcgagtggcctcagaataattaagaagagggggttgaattaattattcttaaacctttactaattaaaaaatttactcttctaaggcttttactatgttgttaagtgaataaagagtagaagagaaacttaaccaaaagtaaaagcggaaattaaagtgcacaacggaaattaaaagagtaggaaagaaggagacaaacacacaagagttttatactggttcggcaacaacccgtgcctacatccagtccccaagcgacctgcggtccttgagatttcttttcaaccttgtaaaaatccttttacaagcaaagatccacaagggatgtaccctccgttgttctctttgaacaacctagtggatgtaccctccattagaactgatccacaagagatgtaccctctcttgttctcagtcaaacccaagtagatgtaccctctacttgtaccacaaaggatgtaccctccaatgtgttaagacaaagatctcaggcggttaaacctttgaaactttgtgaatggggatacagaagaattctcaggcggttagtcctttgaaatcttttgtatatgggaaagggaagaatcaaaagaattctcagactgtgtcattttgaattctttgacaagggagaagggagacacaaaagaattcaagcggttagtcctttgttcttttggaaaagggagaagagagacacaaaaagaattcaggcggttagtccttggcgaattctttttggcaaagggagaagggaatgaaaaagatgaatagcataagttttcaaggtttggaaaaaccaaaaaactttggaaagcttttggcaaaaagaagaagaagaagaagttcaaagagattcaaagattgTAAAAGATTGTATTGTAAAGGTTGTTCAAGAttatgaaatgcaaaacaaagccttacttttatagactcttcatgtatggtcaagagaaccattagaagagttatgacttttagaaaaacttaaaaccaatttgaaaaagtcaaaaaccatttgaagagttacatcttttgatttgttcagaaactatcactggtaatcgattaccaaattagtgtaatcgattacacaaagctttttgtgaaaggatgtgactcttcacatttgaatttgaatttcaacattcaaaggcactggtaattggaacgttgtaaattcatttgaaaactttttcaaatccattttgctactggtaatcgattaccagagagtaaaaactctttggtaaacatgttttgagaaaactccatgtgctactcagtttttgaaaaaacattttcatacttatcttgattaagtcttctcttaattcttgaatcttgaatcttgattttgattcttgaatcttgaaacttgattcttgaatcttgaatcttgaatattgaaacttgaaacttgattcttgaaacttgaaacttgattcttgaatctttgcttgaaactttgcttaactattgattctttggcatcatcaaaataaccttggaagacattgcttccacagttgaaatttttaaatgtcTTTTTAAGATGGAAAAAGATCAATGGATGCATGACAATATAATGTTTAAACAAGTTGATATGAATgaacaaaatgaagatgaaactggtgtgaatgaagaacatgttgattgttctgaTGCGTTCAATACTTCTCGAGTATTAATGTGATTTATCgttattaaagtaataaaatgaaTGTCCCTTGAAGACTAAACTTATGTGGATTGCATTGTAGGTGTTTGCTACCCGAGATGATGTTCTCCATTGGGCTCGATCTGTTGCttatgaaattggatttgtgatggtgattatgaggtcagacacaaacattagaatgaaaggaatgattttatttgtcttaattggttgtgaaaggagtggtcatATAGGTCTAGgaagaaatattttataagaagaGATACTGGcagtaggaaatgtgggtgtTCCTTTAAGCTTCATGGGAAACCATTGGTTGGAGGCCAAGGACGGATGGTGAAGTTAATGTGTGGGAGTCACAATCATGAAATGgcaaagtcattagttggataTTCATATATTGGTagattgactaaggatgaaaagacaattattgctgatatgacaaaatCAATGGCGAAAACAAGAAATATTCTGCTAACGCTAAAGGAgaacaatgtcaatagttatacaacaatcaatcaaatatacaatgcaagaagtgcatatcattcttccataagaggcaatgatactgaaatgcaacaactaatgaaAATTCTTGAATaggatcaatatattcattggcatagattaaaggatgaagatgttgtacgtgatatcttttggtgtcatcctgatgcagtgaagttatgcaatgcctgtaatttgatatttttgaaagaaagtacctacaaaacaaacaggtacaggaTCTcattacttgactttgttggtgtgacaccaacGGGGATGACATTCTCTACTAGTTTTGCCTATTTGGAAGGAGAATGTGTAAATAATGTGGCATGGACTCTAGAACAATTTCGAGGTCTTTTTCTAAGATGTGATGCCCTTCCTAGAGTTATTGTTACCAATGGAGACCTAGCATTGataaatgcagtgaaaactataTTCCCTGAGTGTACCAACTTGTTGTGTATGTTTCACATCGACAAGAATGTTAAGACAAAACGTAAATCcctaattggtaaaaaaaatacacaggATTATTTCATGGATGCCTGGGGGAATTTGGTTTATTGTCCTTTCGAGCATCAGTTCAATGATGGtcttaagaagtttgaaattgcttgtTCACTAtgaccaatgtttgttgactatgtcaaccAAACATGAATAATTCCCCACaaagaaaattttgttaaagCCTAGAtcaataaggtgatgcacttaagaaacacaacaacaaacaggaatcaaaaatgtcattttttattagggtttagtaattaatggataaaaatactcatatttgtttatttttttgtgtatttcataTGCAGGGTTGATTCTGCTTAATGGGCTTTAAAAAAGACTATTACAAAATAACCTTAGAGACCTATGTAATGTTTGGGAAGCCATGAACAACACGATCACCCTGCAACACACAAAAATTAAGGCATCCTTtgagacaagtacacatgtggttggacatgtttttaaagttatctTATATAAGAGGCTACTTGACATGGTATCAAGGTaagctttaaatcagattgttgCTAAGTTTGAGCGTGTACATTATGCTGGCAAAAACCTTTCTCGTTGTGGATGTGTCATGAGAACTATTCACGGtcttccatgtgcatgtgagctatccaaatatgttgttGGTACCATACCATTTGagacaatccatatgttttgtcGGAGGCTAAGTTTTTCAGACCTAAGGTAATCTGAGTCTCAAGTAACCATAACCGAAGAGATGAAAACCATATCCAAGCGATTTAAAGagcttgatgtttgtggcaaagttactctaaagagtaaacttcgGGAAATTTCCTACCCTAATCTAAACTCTATGTGTCCTCCTCTTAAAAAGGTCAACACCAAAGGttctcaaaagaaatagatgacCAAACATCAAATATCAACAAAATGTGATCTGTCTTACTGGGAATATGTTGATGCTTTACATTCTGTGGaaaatagtaattcttcagTCAAACGTAATGCATCATCATCTGACTAGACAATTCTAATTATGCTAATGTTAGGTCAATTTCATCCATACATTCACGATTCCATTGAAAATATTGTCGATGTCAAAGCAGACGAtaactgtggatatcgtgcAATTGCTGCCTTATTAACTATAGGTGAAGATTCATGGTCATTGGTGAGCAaccatttgcttaaagaacttgcgaAATGGTCTGATGAGTATATCAACCTCCTTAGTGGCATAGacagatttgaggaattaaagagGTTCCTACATTATGTGTACacatttgctaaaaaaaatttaaatgtcttCATGCATCCTTCATGCGCCGCCTTCGTCGCAATTGCACATATACATTATGATCCATAGTCACACCTCTAGCGATCCTTAGGTAGTCTTGCATGACATCGTATGTTTTTGTGCTTTCAGTCGCTATCCTTAGGTTGAGCAACCGCTCCAACCTTTCAGATATTGCTTGACAAACATCCTATGACATTCACAACAAGAGATAAGGTTTAACCATATTGCATGtttagataaaatgaaattaaaagtaagatgaatatatatgctaccactgcatgtctaggTTGCTTCGCATGAGAAGATGCATTTACAGGTGCTTCCTCCATAGCTGCCGCCGCCACCAGGTACTGAGGCATATCTAATTCGACATATGTGTCATCTTGCACGATAGGTGGATATCTGACTGGATCCCCGAGTTGTACCGGCCTCATGAATGGATGCGAAATCATGTAGAACCACTTCATATAGTATGGTGTGCATTGTCTAGGCATAAGAAAAATCTGGCCCACCAGTGCAAGATAGTCGGAGAAGTGCATCCATCTGTCATCAATATCTTCTAAGCATAATCTTGAACCCAAAGAGTGTGGAGGAATCGTCTAAATATACCCAAACTGTCGCACAACCCTTTCTGGTCGGTGTATGACAACAACAATACCCCATCAGATatgtttagaagaaaaaaagaaatgagcaTGAACTCTCTAACTGCACGATGGTCACCGTAAGGCATCCAACCAACATCACTAGTCGTCAGTTGATCTAGACGCTTTCGATACATCGACACTGGTAATGCCTTCGTAGAGGTCCAGCGGTAGGCACATGGATTCCTTTCATGATAGTTTTCAACAGTAATAGCctcaacaacaaataaaaatgctCATAAATTCAACACTACACgtattttcaaaaacaaaatatcaaataaatacataaaaaataaaaaaaaaatcaaattcaattacAATTACATGTAATAGTGTGATATATCCAATAAGTTTTCTTTCGTTGCTCTTagacgcatcattcaaattatCGTACATATGCACTAGGGCGACAACTCCTTATGCGCAGCTTCCACTCTGATCGAGGTCTCGAAAGGTGTCCAAGAACACCAGATGCACGtgtgttgcactcttgttagcaaaaagaATGCAACCTAGCAAATGTAGTAGATAAGCTCGAGCTACTACAGTCCAGTGTGCAACATCACATTTGCTACAATAAATGTCTCGTCGCCATGATAGTCGTACATATGCCCCATGACACTGTACTATCTTAGCTCTGGCTTCATCTGCACTGACTTCAAGTAATTTCACTAACATCAACACCGCTTCATTGACATAAAGAGTCTCGAAACTATGGAAGGCGCCTGTGATGGGAAAATGAAGCAAAGAGGCCACATCATCGAGGGTGATGGGGACCTCTCCTACTAGAAGATAGAAATTGCTAGTTTCCTTATACCACCTCTCTGCAAAAGTCGATATAAGTCCTTGATCACCAGTGTCCAATGAACATGCACTCAGAGGACTTAATCTTGTGGCAGCAACTAACCCTTTAATCTCAACAACAGACCTCCCAAATTTCTGAACCTTCCTTCCATGGAAGGTTAGCTTCAATTCAGGATgttcctaaaaaaatttaaataattttaacaataataacaaatacttattgaaatataatttatttaaaactataaatacCTCTCTATTCCAAACAATGACTACAACATGATCAGGATAGGCAGTCAGAATTGATGTGTCATGCGGCCCGCCTGGAAAACCCTAGGCAACAATGTTGGAAGACCTCTTCAGCTTTGTCATCCATGTGATGAACATCCTCAGCAGCTGCGACATCAGCTTCCCGTTGCCTATGTGCGGATGTTGTGGGCCTTCGTCGTTGGAGAGCTTCATCTAAATCACGATTATCTTCTCCCTCCAGGGCTCCTCCTATAATTTTGCCTAAAGTATGACCCAAACCTCTAGTTCTAATCATAATCTgcaaatttgaaatataaatttgtgtcaaaattcaaacaatacttcaatcaattactatacaatcattcataaataaaaaaaattattgtatatatatatgtgtgtatatatattaaaattttatttttaactgatTTTATGTAATGAAATAActtctttattaaaaacaacttaaaaaaacactataattaattaattacataaaaaactaatatataataattataaatatatttatcattaaaataaaacaataaacttttcaaaacaaaaataaaaataatctattttttattaaaatatattaactatttaaaaaaacattctaaataatatattttaattaaaacaacaataactatttaaaaacataattcaaaataatatattttaattaaaacaacaataactatttgaaaacataattcaaaataatctatttttgattaaaaaattactatttcaaaaaaaattcaaaataatatatttgtaattaataaaaaactatttcaaaaaaatcataataatatatttataattaaaataaacaatagctatttttaaaaaataaaattaatatatttacaattaaaaaaataaatatttaaaaatttaattcaaaataatctatttttatttaaaaaagaaacaataactatttaaaaatataaaattaatatatttacaattaaaaaaacaattaatatttaaaaaaataattctaaataatttatttttatttaaaaaacaaacaataactatttacaaacaaaaaacaaaataatatacttacaattaaaaaaaataattactatttaaaatcataattaaaaaaaatctatttttatttaaaaataaacaataactagttacaaaaaaacaaaaataatatatttatgtttaattaaaaaaataactatttaaaaaaatcaaattaacatatttataaataaaaaacatttactattaaaaaaattaatttagtaatagttttaaaaaaatatatagatttgGTAATTTGTATGAGTTATACGGATTAGTTAATTCGTATAACTCATGCAAATTAACAAATTTGTATATGTTATATGGATTCCAAAAAGACGGTGGTGGAGACGTCCTCAAAGGCGCCAATGGAAGCAGCGGACGACGACGGCGCGACACAAACCAAAGTAGACGAAGGAAGAAGACGATAGAGGGAGGCgaaggaagaagatgagctgcaACAACGTATGGACGAACGAAGAAGAgggaaagtttttaaaatttaagtgaaagacatttttgctattttacttaaattattgggtacacaaataatattttggatGCACCTAGCCACACCCAATACATTATTAGAAGATATATTCCTTTCGgaccaaaaaggaaaatatttaagCTTTTGCTATATCTACTCCCTTTTCCTAAGTACACTCCCCTttagttttttactttttttcttctaatttttactATCATAAATACTCTCTATACCTAAAATaccattatattattatttgagaaCATACTTTCCAAaatgatgtttaaattttgacTTCCAATAAGTACTttctaaaatgtaaaaattaaacattattccaaaaaatactttttggaatataaaataatacatttcaGAAAAGTACTTTTTGAaatactatttaatttttttgaatttcataaattatttttcaaaagttcAATATCTAGACAAATGTGTCCTGACAATACTTTcctcaatttaataaaaaaaatcatctcaaTAAAGTGGTACACAAAGAAAGCATTCTAATGTATCTATACCCAACTCTTGAATCTCTAACCAAATTACACAACATGTACAAATCATGCATGAAGATCTAAAGCTTGTAAATACTTTTCTTAGTTTGTGGCAAGAGAATAAAGCTATTAGACAAGTGAAACCaagaaagtgaagaagaaaggaaaggtaAATTGCATTGACCACACCTTACCAAAAAAGCTATATTGCCcattaaaaaccaaattaaagAACAAGGACAGCATTAGTAGCAGGCAGTTGATATTTACACTCTCCCTCAGTTGCTATTTACACTCCTTTTcctttattataatttgtattaccaaaaatagtttcttttataaaaaaaaagtgtaaaccTTATTCCTTACACTCCATCCATCCTCATTGTTCTCTTAACCTTTCCtacgtatttttttttctcttttccctcTTTTCTATATCaaagtatcaattttttttaccttaaacTAGTTTTATTGTAAGTTTATATTAAATTcgatcatttttctaaaatattgatATCAATTTTTTCATACTGTGCGTGCTAAAGTAaggtttggtttttttataatttttttcattccaaAAAACATCtgcaaaagttaaaaaaaaaaaaacttttcggAATTGTTTCAGAAAGTAATTTCGGGAAAATTTTCGAAAATGTTTTTGAACTGCATCCATTACAAGTTACAATAAAGTGCAACGCATGCCTTAAATTCAGGGTTTCGATGCTTATTTTGAGATgtgttatttaatattaaaatttaggaAATATAAGATgaataaaagaagaatgaaaggaaGAACAAGTTGTAAGATCAAATCTttctcttaataaaaaaaaatattaacaactaatatttattgatagaaaaacattaaaatttaaaagagaaaactaatttaataaacACAACGTTGAGAGAGATCATAGATGAAAGAAGCTGGGGGCACAATTTCCATGGGTCGTTTAATTGCCATAGTTTCTGTTTGCCCCTAAAACATCACGAAGGGTTGTTCTGAATTATTAGCAGTTTCGATAAAGTAAGGTGcatctaaataaaataagagcaTGCAGCACCGGTATAAGTATAGTTTGTACGTAGTTCGGGTTAATTCAGCTAAAAGACTTGTACGTAGTTCGGGTTAATTCAGCTAAAATAAGACTTGAATTAAAAGGTACGTAGTGATGAAATCCTTGCAGATTAGCTAAAAgacttgaattattttttttcttgttgaagAAAAGGCTTGGATTATTGTGCTTTAGAATTGTGGCAGCACCAGTAGTTTTTATCGAACTACATACACTGTTGTACGCTGTTTAAATGTGACTTTTTGGtacaaaccaaaccaaaccagcTAGTTCTTCTGTTCCATTACTGACTCTTCTGCATTTCAAGTGAGTTGTAATAAAGTTGTAACAAATATTACTCATAGTAACTCCTTTTCCCTCAGAATAATCGACATCGTTTTCTTTCATCAGTTAGTTGGTTGAAGTGAATACGGGTAGCTTCTGTCATTAACTATGTCAACTACTTCTTCCTTAGAATCTTTTGCTATAAGTACTACAAAACTCTGCAATCTTCATTGTCTCCACCACCACCTCGTTTTCTTCGCCACCATCCTTATATAAAAGGAGGCCAATAAATATTCGTGCCTACTTtctctttctatatatataaactatagTCCtcatcaaaaaatatatacacataaACTATAGTATACTCTTCCCACTTTCACTTTCACATATAgactatatataaaatatattagtcTTGCTGTTTTCTTCGGCTAATTGCTGCAGGTACTCTTAATCAGTTTCATGTAGAAAATAGAAGGATTTCTATTTTCTGTTGTTTTTTTCTCCCCTTCGTATATATTTCTTACCTGGGGTCATCTTGATTTTTTGTAGTTAATCATCCTCATAGTAgatctgcatttttttaaataagagatGTTTTAGTTTcccaatgttttttttcttgttatttttggcaTTATTGATCAACAACTTTTTCTTCTAAGCTTGTATGAGCTTTCTTCGTTTCTTGTTTTATTGATTCAAACATTGAGGGTACGCTTTGATGATAATATGAACAAATAAATCTCCACATTCATGATGCATTCCTTGTCTCGAGTATGAGTTAGCCAGCATTAAGTGGCTTTGCCTAatgcaattttttgttttcaatcttCAGAGAATGGCTGCTGGAGTGTATAACCAACCAATTGTTGCTTTTCAATCCCATTCTCACATCAACAATTTTAATCATCAGCAAAAGTTTAATAATTTGGTAAGACTGGTGACAAAGGACTTTATCGGCAGTAATTTCCTCTCAAGAAGGGATTGTAGAGTAATTCAATCTTTAGCATCTCAAACATCTGTGGTTGACACAGTTTCATCCCCTTCAAAAAGCAAAACTAGTGATAGAGACACTCACAAGAAATCAAGTAAGGAAAACTCTTCTCTCAGTTGACATTCATTATTGCATGATATGTTTGTGTGTCAAACCTTGTTCATGTGGATTGCATCTTAAAGTTGGATTCACCATGTTTCAGTTGATTGTCACATGTAGAAACCATTGGATGTTATCTAACTGTTATTCAATTTATTCTTACTCAGATGAAGCTTCTTTAATCCTTATTCGACATGGTGAATCCTTGTGGAACGAAAAGAACTTGTTCACAGGCTGTGTTGATGTCCCTCTAAGCAAGAGGGGTATAGATGAGGCAATTGAAGCTGGCAAAAGAATTAGCAGTATTCCTGTGGATCTCATATTTACATCTGCTTTGATTCGAGCGCAGATGACAGCCATGCTTGCCATGACACAGCACCGCCGCAggaaggtaacatgaatggatgaTAACTATCTTCAGGTGTTAAAAAGATACATAACATGTCCACTAACTTTTACTTGAGAAAGTTAAGAACATACTTATAACTTATAAGCTTGGCCTGCACCTAACAAATAGTGCTTAACTATGAAGGGAAGAGTtctttttttatcggcaaacgTTAGATGTTAGTTActtagtttttgttagtggaAGGAATTTGAGCCCACGACCTCTTCCTTTAACCACCAAGGCAACCTTATAACTCCTATGAAGGAAGGGATGTTTAACTGTTATAGGTACCATAATCcagaaaagaatagaaaaataacaGGTTATGCAATATATATTGCAGATGATGTATGTTTATGTAGTATTGTATTAGTATTTAGCTTAAACTATTTGAAGAAATGTATTCATTTGCTACAATATAGTATTCAAATTCCTTTGTCTTCACTATTAGTGATCAAACTTCCTGCAGGTGCCTATCATAATGCACAATGAAAGTGAACAAGCAAGGGGATGGAGTCAAGTTTTTAGTGAGGATACAGAAAAGCAATCCATTCCAGTCATAGCAGCTTGGCAATTGAATGAAAGAATGTAGTGATCTCTTTCCTTCTTTCAATGTTTGCTAGTCCTGCTTTACAACCTTGTGTACAACATATAATCTATAGGCCATACTTGTTAATGTAATCATTTCAGGTATGGGGAACTACAGGGTCTCAATAAGCAAGAAACAGCAGACAGATATGGGAAAGAACAAGTACATGAGTGGCGTCGAAGTTATGACATACCTCCTCCAAATGGTGAAAGTTTGGAAATGTGTGCTGAAAGGGCAGTTTCCTATTTCAGAGACCAAGTAGGTGGTTGATTAGAACTTTGTAATCTGACAATCTcccttttcttcattttctcctttttgCTATTCTACATGGTCTATGATTACCGTAGTTAACAAGTCAGTATTAGGTgtgtttaaatttgatattatgGCATACATATTCGATATGGAGCTGATTACATTGACATTATACTGCATGC of the Glycine max cultivar Williams 82 chromosome 13, Glycine_max_v4.0, whole genome shotgun sequence genome contains:
- the LOC100784422 gene encoding 2,3-bisphosphoglycerate-dependent phosphoglycerate mutase 1, with translation MAAGVYNQPIVAFQSHSHINNFNHQQKFNNLVRLVTKDFIGSNFLSRRDCRVIQSLASQTSVVDTVSSPSKSKTSDRDTHKKSNEASLILIRHGESLWNEKNLFTGCVDVPLSKRGIDEAIEAGKRISSIPVDLIFTSALIRAQMTAMLAMTQHRRRKVPIIMHNESEQARGWSQVFSEDTEKQSIPVIAAWQLNERMYGELQGLNKQETADRYGKEQVHEWRRSYDIPPPNGESLEMCAERAVSYFRDQIEPQLLSGKNVMISAHGNSLRSIIMYLDKLTSQEVISLELSTGIPMLYIFKEGRFVRRGSPIGPTEAGVYAYTRRLALYRQRLDDMFQ